One part of the Xylanimonas allomyrinae genome encodes these proteins:
- a CDS encoding phosphate ABC transporter substrate-binding protein PstS has translation MSRLHSRAARAAVVLALTIPPLAACTVPGAAAPGTAETPGPAAISGTFRGVGASSQERAMAAWTAGFAGEHDGVTVAFDPAGSGKGRAEFLAGTADFGATDVPLTDEEMDASAAVCAGGNAVDLPVYISPIVVAFDVPGVEELRLSPGTIAGLFTGEIESWDDAAIAADNPGVALPDLAVIPVHRSDSSGTTENFTDYLHATAPADWPHEPASSWPLPDGSSAEGTSGVVGVVKGTPGAVTYADASQAGGLGAASILVGDQWVASSAEGAAGAAGLSPRNPVRYEDDLSYRLDRTTTNPNAYPLVLVSYLLVCSRYEDEATGRFVKAFVGHVASDAGQDAAAAAAGSAPLTPAQREWLRKAAERVFLVPGGP, from the coding sequence GTGAGCCGTCTGCACTCCCGCGCCGCGCGCGCGGCCGTCGTCCTTGCCCTGACGATCCCGCCGCTTGCGGCGTGCACCGTACCGGGCGCCGCGGCGCCCGGCACGGCAGAGACGCCCGGGCCCGCCGCGATCTCCGGCACGTTCCGCGGCGTCGGGGCGTCGTCCCAGGAGAGGGCGATGGCTGCCTGGACGGCAGGGTTCGCCGGGGAGCACGACGGCGTCACGGTGGCGTTCGACCCGGCCGGGTCGGGCAAGGGGCGGGCGGAGTTCCTGGCGGGAACCGCCGACTTCGGTGCGACCGACGTGCCCTTGACCGATGAGGAGATGGACGCGTCCGCCGCCGTGTGCGCGGGAGGCAACGCCGTCGACCTGCCGGTGTACATCAGCCCGATCGTCGTCGCGTTCGACGTTCCGGGCGTCGAGGAGCTGCGCCTGTCGCCGGGGACCATCGCCGGCCTGTTCACGGGCGAGATCGAGTCGTGGGACGACGCCGCGATCGCTGCGGACAACCCGGGCGTCGCCCTGCCCGACCTCGCGGTCATCCCGGTGCACCGCTCGGACTCGTCGGGCACCACGGAGAACTTCACCGACTACCTGCATGCCACCGCGCCCGCGGACTGGCCCCACGAGCCCGCGTCGTCGTGGCCCCTGCCGGACGGGTCGTCGGCCGAGGGCACGAGCGGCGTCGTCGGCGTCGTCAAGGGCACGCCGGGAGCCGTCACCTACGCCGACGCCTCGCAGGCGGGAGGCCTGGGGGCGGCGTCGATCCTCGTCGGCGACCAGTGGGTCGCATCGAGCGCCGAGGGCGCGGCCGGTGCGGCCGGCCTGTCACCGCGCAACCCGGTGCGGTACGAGGACGACCTGTCCTACCGCCTCGACCGCACGACGACGAACCCGAACGCGTACCCGCTCGTCCTGGTGTCGTACCTGCTGGTGTGCTCGCGCTACGAGGACGAGGCGACGGGCCGGTTCGTGAAGGCGTTCGTCGGCCATGTCGCCTCGGACGCCGGGCAGGACGCCGCCGCGGCCGCGGCGGGCAGCGCTCCGCTGACGCCCGCGCAGCGCGAGTGGCTGCGCAAGGCGGCAGAGCGTGTCTTCCTCGTCCCCGGTGGGCCCTGA
- a CDS encoding DUF6328 family protein: protein MDVLDGRDETPEQRSDRNWNELLQELRVMQTGVQILTGFLLTLPFQPRFVALTGAQRHAYLVLVGLAALTTGLAVAPVAMHRVLFRRHLKRQLVMAADRMTRAALFLLALVVTGVVALVFDVVVGRGAGVAAGAAALVLLVGLWAVLPEVVRARRR, encoded by the coding sequence ATGGACGTCCTCGACGGCCGTGACGAGACGCCGGAACAGCGGTCCGACCGGAACTGGAACGAGCTGCTCCAGGAGCTGCGCGTCATGCAGACGGGCGTGCAGATCCTCACCGGGTTCTTGCTGACGCTGCCGTTCCAGCCGCGGTTCGTGGCGCTGACCGGGGCCCAGCGTCACGCGTATCTGGTGCTCGTGGGGCTCGCGGCGCTCACGACGGGCCTGGCGGTCGCTCCTGTGGCGATGCACCGCGTGCTGTTCCGACGGCACCTCAAGCGCCAGCTGGTGATGGCGGCCGACCGGATGACGCGCGCGGCGTTGTTCCTGCTGGCCCTGGTCGTGACCGGGGTGGTCGCGCTGGTGTTCGACGTCGTCGTCGGCCGCGGTGCCGGGGTGGCGGCCGGTGCGGCAGCGCTGGTGCTGCTGGTGGGGCTGTGGGCGGTGCTGCCCGAGGTGGTCCGGGCCCGGCGGCGGTGA
- a CDS encoding CBU_0592 family membrane protein: protein MSLIAITTVFGWVGAVAGILAYGMVSRGRWGAGSFAFQLTNLCAATAMLLVAAVNGVWPSAAANFAWIAIGTHSTVVIWRKRAAARAQARTSQAALDLAA, encoded by the coding sequence ATGTCGCTGATCGCCATCACCACCGTCTTCGGCTGGGTCGGGGCAGTCGCGGGCATCCTGGCCTACGGCATGGTCAGCCGGGGACGCTGGGGCGCAGGCTCGTTCGCCTTCCAGCTCACCAACCTGTGCGCCGCGACCGCGATGCTCCTGGTCGCCGCCGTCAACGGCGTCTGGCCCTCGGCCGCCGCCAACTTCGCCTGGATCGCCATCGGTACGCACTCCACGGTGGTCATCTGGCGCAAGCGCGCCGCCGCCCGAGCCCAGGCCCGCACGTCGCAGGCAGCACTCGACCTGGCCGCCTGA
- a CDS encoding LysR substrate-binding domain-containing protein, whose amino-acid sequence MLAEAAERIEAELVEARQAIVALGDGVSGRVAIGAFQTAIRAVIAPALAPLAERYPGVQPDVREAEPAEAVRKLRAGDLDLVVLERDSEMNNPAPKGSRDVMLLDEPWRLVIPTLMAPPEHIGDLARLTFVASEAGTAADRALQRVARSLGTTIATVHSTYDFDTTLALVAAGQGVALLPALALDGIAGNDGLRVVRLPGLGERQLFVRHRATRHEPGPAVRAVLEIMIEVASRLQLA is encoded by the coding sequence GTGCTGGCCGAGGCCGCCGAGCGCATCGAGGCCGAGCTCGTCGAGGCTCGCCAGGCGATCGTGGCGCTCGGCGACGGCGTCTCGGGGCGCGTCGCGATCGGTGCGTTCCAGACGGCGATTCGCGCCGTCATCGCGCCCGCTCTCGCTCCGCTCGCCGAGCGGTACCCCGGTGTGCAGCCCGACGTGCGCGAGGCCGAGCCGGCCGAGGCCGTGCGCAAGCTGCGCGCGGGCGACCTCGACCTCGTCGTGCTCGAACGAGACTCCGAGATGAACAACCCGGCCCCCAAGGGCTCGCGTGACGTCATGCTTCTCGACGAGCCGTGGCGTCTCGTCATCCCGACCCTCATGGCGCCGCCCGAGCACATCGGTGACCTCGCCCGCCTGACGTTCGTCGCCTCCGAAGCCGGCACCGCCGCCGACCGTGCGCTCCAGCGCGTGGCCCGCTCGCTCGGGACGACGATCGCCACCGTTCACTCCACGTACGACTTCGACACCACGCTCGCGCTCGTGGCCGCAGGTCAGGGCGTCGCTCTGCTGCCGGCGCTCGCGCTCGACGGCATCGCGGGCAACGACGGGCTGCGCGTCGTGCGCCTGCCCGGGCTCGGTGAGCGGCAGCTCTTCGTGCGGCACCGCGCGACCCGCCACGAGCCGGGCCCGGCCGTGCGCGCCGTCCTCGAGATCATGATCGAGGTCGCCTCCCGGCTCCAGCTCGCGTGA
- the gcvT gene encoding glycine cleavage system aminomethyltransferase GcvT, translated as MSDEKTTPLDAEHRALGAVMTGFGGWLMPLRYTSDLAEHRAVRAAAGLFDLSHMGEIHLEGPGAATALDRALVGSAAAIAVGRAKYSMICADDGSVLDDLIVYRLADEHFLVVANAGNAAMVARELTARAAGDDVVVTDRSASTALVAVQGPRAEQIVTSLVAPAAADAVRALRYYAASPAFLQVGDGVEALVARTGYTGEDGFELFVDAADAVALWRALLAAGAGHGLVPAGLAARDSLRLEAGMPLYGHELDTTTTPYEAGLGRVVRLDKTDAAGERLAFVGRDALAARKVSAPARVLVGLRGEGRRSARAGYDVVTRAAGEPGRAGVEAGVKVGVKVGTVTSAAPSPTLGHPIAMAYVTPEVSAEGTELAVDVRGRAEPFVVVPLPFYRRA; from the coding sequence GTGAGCGACGAGAAGACCACGCCCCTGGACGCCGAGCACCGCGCGCTGGGTGCCGTGATGACGGGCTTCGGCGGCTGGCTCATGCCGCTGCGCTACACCTCGGACCTCGCCGAGCACCGTGCGGTGCGCGCGGCCGCCGGGCTGTTCGACCTGTCCCACATGGGGGAGATCCACCTGGAGGGTCCCGGAGCCGCGACCGCGCTGGACCGTGCGCTCGTCGGCAGCGCCGCCGCGATCGCCGTCGGCCGCGCGAAGTACTCGATGATCTGCGCCGACGACGGCTCGGTCCTCGACGACCTCATCGTCTACCGGCTCGCGGACGAGCACTTCCTGGTCGTCGCGAACGCGGGCAACGCGGCCATGGTCGCGCGCGAGCTGACCGCGCGGGCGGCGGGCGACGACGTCGTCGTGACGGACCGGTCGGCGAGCACCGCGCTCGTCGCGGTGCAGGGGCCGCGTGCCGAGCAGATCGTCACGTCGCTCGTCGCCCCCGCGGCCGCCGACGCCGTGCGTGCGCTGCGCTACTACGCGGCGTCGCCCGCCTTCCTCCAGGTGGGCGACGGGGTGGAGGCGCTGGTCGCGCGCACCGGGTACACGGGCGAGGACGGCTTCGAGCTGTTCGTCGACGCCGCCGACGCCGTCGCGCTGTGGCGTGCGCTGCTCGCGGCGGGCGCCGGGCACGGCCTCGTGCCCGCCGGGCTCGCAGCGCGGGACTCGCTGCGGCTCGAGGCGGGGATGCCGCTGTACGGGCACGAGCTCGACACGACGACGACCCCGTACGAGGCCGGTCTGGGACGTGTCGTACGCCTCGACAAGACCGACGCGGCGGGGGAGCGGCTCGCGTTCGTCGGGCGCGACGCGCTCGCCGCTCGCAAGGTCTCCGCTCCCGCCCGCGTGCTCGTGGGCCTGCGCGGCGAGGGCCGCCGTTCGGCGCGAGCCGGCTATGACGTCGTCACGCGAGCCGCGGGGGAGCCCGGCCGCGCCGGCGTCGAGGCCGGCGTCAAGGTCGGCGTCAAGGTCGGCACCGTGACCTCGGCGGCGCCGTCCCCCACGCTCGGGCACCCGATCGCGATGGCCTACGTGACGCCCGAGGTGTCGGCCGAGGGAACCGAGCTCGCGGTCGACGTGCGCGGGCGCGCCGAACCGTTCGTCGTCGTCCCGCTCCCCTTCTACCGGCGCGCCTGA
- the gcvH gene encoding glycine cleavage system protein GcvH produces MASYPENLQYSREHEWVDASSPAVIGITSHAADALGDVVYLELPEVGAQISAGDVVGEIESTKSVSELYAPVSGTVVEVNQAAIDDPALVNSDPFGAGWLLKVEITSRGDLIDAAEYAVLAG; encoded by the coding sequence ATGGCCAGCTACCCCGAGAACCTGCAGTACTCGCGCGAGCACGAGTGGGTCGACGCGTCGTCGCCCGCCGTCATCGGCATCACGTCGCACGCCGCCGACGCGCTCGGCGACGTCGTCTACCTGGAGCTGCCCGAGGTGGGCGCGCAGATCTCGGCGGGTGACGTCGTGGGCGAGATCGAGTCGACCAAGTCGGTCTCCGAGCTGTACGCGCCCGTGTCCGGGACGGTCGTGGAGGTCAACCAGGCCGCGATCGACGACCCGGCGCTCGTCAACTCCGACCCGTTCGGAGCGGGGTGGCTGCTGAAGGTCGAGATCACCTCACGCGGAGACCTGATCGACGCCGCGGAGTACGCCGTGCTCGCAGGCTGA
- a CDS encoding LuxR C-terminal-related transcriptional regulator encodes MSIIELERTAPVLSVNPLTRREQVVLSNLSEDVTLEQIATKLFVTRNTVKSQVRSVYRKIGVSTRADAVAWARQAGLRAS; translated from the coding sequence ATGAGCATCATCGAGCTGGAGCGCACGGCGCCCGTTCTGTCCGTCAACCCGCTGACGCGTCGCGAGCAGGTCGTTCTGTCCAACCTGAGCGAGGACGTGACCCTCGAGCAGATCGCAACAAAGCTGTTCGTCACGCGGAACACCGTCAAGTCGCAGGTCCGCAGCGTCTACCGCAAGATCGGCGTGTCGACCCGCGCCGACGCGGTCGCGTGGGCTCGCCAGGCGGGCCTCCGCGCGAGCTGA
- a CDS encoding (deoxy)nucleoside triphosphate pyrophosphohydrolase: protein MTHQLGSDVEAPRRATSTRRLVVAAIIVDDILTPTRLLAARRSRPAELAGRWEFPGGKMDPHETPVEALHRELHEELGVVVELGDELPGPDDGAWIITDRHVMRLWFARVTGGEPAPLSEHDHLRWLDARALFSVDWLDGDVRIVSALASMLAG, encoded by the coding sequence ATGACGCACCAGCTCGGATCGGACGTCGAGGCTCCGCGACGCGCGACCTCGACGAGGCGCCTTGTGGTCGCGGCGATCATCGTCGACGACATCCTCACCCCGACCAGGCTCCTTGCTGCGCGCCGCTCGCGCCCGGCGGAGCTGGCCGGACGGTGGGAGTTCCCCGGCGGAAAGATGGACCCGCACGAGACGCCGGTCGAGGCGTTGCACCGTGAGCTGCACGAGGAGCTGGGCGTCGTCGTCGAGCTGGGTGACGAACTGCCCGGGCCCGACGACGGCGCGTGGATCATCACGGACCGCCACGTCATGCGCCTGTGGTTCGCGCGCGTGACCGGGGGAGAGCCCGCACCCCTCTCCGAGCACGACCATCTGCGCTGGCTCGACGCCCGAGCGCTGTTCTCGGTCGACTGGCTCGACGGCGACGTGCGGATCGTCTCCGCACTGGCGTCGATGCTGGCGGGCTGA
- a CDS encoding MFS transporter — protein sequence MGPRWGHRGGHRGVRRGRARSGGALRAWTEPRTLLIGLVLLAATMSEGAAANWLNLAVVDGFATREAVGAIAYGTFVVSMLTVRLLGAGLIDRFGRVAVLRVSGVSALLGLLAFGLGPSLPFAWAGIVLWGAGAAMAYPVGTAAAADDPSKAAARVSVVGSFGSIASLSAPPVLGLLADSWGVRQALLVITLAMVISLAAAGQVRPEGSGAGAVDARPHRDDPSPEPACHLPTAGERAAVAG from the coding sequence ATGGGGCCCCGATGGGGCCACCGAGGGGGCCACCGGGGGGTCCGCCGTGGGCGGGCGCGCTCGGGTGGCGCGCTGCGCGCGTGGACCGAGCCGCGCACGCTGCTCATCGGGCTCGTGCTGCTCGCCGCGACCATGTCGGAGGGCGCGGCCGCCAACTGGCTCAACCTCGCCGTCGTCGACGGGTTCGCGACCCGCGAGGCGGTGGGGGCGATCGCGTACGGGACGTTCGTGGTGTCGATGCTCACCGTGCGGCTGCTCGGCGCGGGCCTCATCGACCGGTTCGGCCGCGTGGCCGTGCTGCGGGTCTCGGGCGTCTCCGCACTGCTGGGACTGCTCGCGTTCGGGCTCGGCCCGTCGCTGCCGTTCGCCTGGGCCGGCATCGTGCTGTGGGGCGCCGGCGCCGCGATGGCCTACCCGGTGGGCACCGCGGCCGCCGCCGACGATCCCTCGAAGGCCGCGGCCCGCGTCTCCGTGGTCGGATCCTTCGGATCGATCGCGTCGCTCTCGGCGCCGCCCGTGCTGGGGCTGCTCGCCGACAGCTGGGGGGTACGGCAGGCGCTGCTCGTCATCACGCTCGCGATGGTGATCAGCCTGGCCGCCGCAGGTCAGGTGCGGCCCGAGGGGTCCGGGGCCGGCGCGGTGGACGCACGACCGCACCGGGACGACCCGTCGCCCGAGCCGGCCTGCCACCTGCCGACGGCGGGCGAACGCGCGGCCGTCGCAGGCTGA
- a CDS encoding methylenetetrahydrofolate reductase → MPPRRPDAAPRFWETARRLVAVHPDFVSVTYGAGGGDRATAHRVVATLLAGTPVLPIAHLTCVGASREDVSEVIDDFLDAGVRAFLALRGDPPRDQPDWRPPADGVHSSIELVRLLREVEAARSAADPSSALRGAAHPLSIAVATFPDGNPAAGTTRAQEVRRLLEKQQAGASFAITQLFYDADSYTGFVAEARAAGVTIPILAGLLPTTEPARLRRVEELTGVVAPSRLLASLEALDDPEARHAYGIARSVEVAQAVLDAGAPGLHVYTFNKHRPALDLLDGVGLLRREDPDLLAAGAPGVAAHDSRPAVGGLAPLGAAYRADASAPAGG, encoded by the coding sequence ATGCCGCCACGCCGCCCCGACGCCGCCCCGCGGTTCTGGGAGACCGCGCGGCGCCTCGTGGCGGTCCACCCCGACTTCGTCTCGGTGACGTACGGCGCGGGCGGCGGAGACCGCGCGACGGCGCACCGCGTCGTCGCGACGCTGCTCGCGGGGACGCCCGTGCTGCCGATCGCACACCTGACCTGCGTCGGCGCCTCGCGCGAGGACGTCTCCGAGGTCATCGACGACTTCCTGGACGCGGGCGTGCGCGCGTTCCTCGCCCTGCGCGGCGACCCTCCGCGCGACCAGCCCGACTGGCGTCCGCCCGCGGACGGCGTGCACTCGAGCATCGAGCTCGTCCGCCTGCTGCGTGAGGTCGAGGCCGCCCGCTCGGCCGCCGACCCGAGCTCGGCGCTGCGCGGGGCCGCCCACCCGCTGTCGATCGCCGTCGCGACGTTCCCCGACGGCAACCCTGCCGCGGGCACCACGCGAGCGCAGGAGGTACGCCGACTGCTCGAGAAGCAGCAGGCCGGGGCCAGCTTCGCGATCACCCAGCTCTTCTACGACGCGGACTCGTACACCGGCTTCGTCGCGGAGGCGCGCGCCGCGGGCGTCACCATCCCGATCCTCGCCGGCCTCCTGCCGACGACGGAGCCGGCGCGCCTGCGGCGGGTCGAGGAGCTCACGGGCGTCGTCGCCCCGTCACGGCTCCTCGCGTCGCTCGAGGCGCTCGACGACCCCGAGGCCCGGCACGCGTACGGGATCGCGCGGTCGGTCGAGGTCGCGCAGGCCGTGCTCGACGCGGGAGCGCCCGGCCTGCACGTCTACACGTTCAACAAGCACCGGCCCGCGCTCGACCTGCTCGACGGCGTCGGCCTGCTGCGGCGCGAGGACCCGGACCTGCTCGCTGCGGGTGCGCCGGGCGTGGCAGCGCACGACTCGCGGCCCGCCGTCGGCGGCCTGGCACCTCTCGGCGCCGCGTACCGGGCCGACGCGAGCGCACCGGCAGGCGGGTAG